In Hyphomicrobiales bacterium, the sequence TTAAATATCCGGATGGCGATCAGTGGCTTTTCGAATGACCTGTCGACGTCGTCAGGCGCGGCGGGCCGGGATCATGATCGCTCCTGAAGCAGTGATCACCAGAGCGAGGCCGAGCCAGTCGGTCGGGGTCGGCCGCTCGCCGAGCAGCAGCACCGAGCCGAGCACGCCGACCGCCGGCACCATCAGCGTACCGAGGCTGGCGATGCCGGCCGGCAGACGCGCCACCACCGTGAACCAGAGGAAATAGGCGAGCGCCTGCGCGCCGACGATGTGAAAGCTCAGCGCCGTCAGCACGCGCGGCGAGAGCAGCTTCGGTACTGGCAGCCCCTCGAAGGCAAGCATGCCGATGCCGGCGACGAGCCCGCCGATCAGCAATTGCCAGGCGGCGATGGTGAGTGCCGGGGCCGAGACCGGCCAGCGCTTGGTCACGATGGTGCCGAGCGCCCAGCTCACCGCCGCGAGCAGCGCCAAGGTAAGGCCGAAGGAGAGCTGTCCGGCAAGGATCAATGGCAGGCCGAGGCAGACAAGGCCGGCGACGCCGAGCGCAAGCCCGGCGAGGCGGCGCCGATCGAACGCCTCGCCCAGCACGAAGCGGGCGAGCAATGTCGCCCAGATCGGCATGGTGAAGGTCAAGATCGCGGCGCGCGAGGTCGGTGCGGCCAGCTGCGCGAAAGCGAGCAGCACGTTGAAGGCGGCGATCGAGAGGAAGCCGGCGACGACCAAACGCAACCATTGCCCGCGCGGCACGGCAAGCGGGACGCCTCGTGCCAGCGCCACTGCGACGAGCACA encodes:
- a CDS encoding Permease of the drug/metabolite transporter (DMT) superfamily, giving the protein MLKQGTESPRVREDAGRSGRALLLVPLLGLLWGFNWPAVRISLTEIAPWTLRAAGMSFAGLVLVAVALARGVPLAVPRGQWLRLVVAGFLSIAAFNVLLAFAQLAAPTSRAAILTFTMPIWATLLARFVLGEAFDRRRLAGLALGVAGLVCLGLPLILAGQLSFGLTLALLAAVSWALGTIVTKRWPVSAPALTIAAWQLLIGGLVAGIGMLAFEGLPVPKLLSPRVLTALSFHIVGAQALAYFLWFTVVARLPAGIASLGTLMVPAVGVLGSVLLLGERPTPTDWLGLALVITASGAIMIPARRA